From the genome of Rhizobium binae, one region includes:
- a CDS encoding helix-turn-helix domain-containing protein produces the protein MSDFNHITGRQLAAARALLGIGQVELAQRANVSAPTLRRMEDSEGAAKGMKNNVASVVAALETAGIIFIDSNGNGPGVRLRDPSQL, from the coding sequence ATGAGCGATTTTAATCACATCACCGGCCGGCAGCTAGCCGCCGCTCGTGCGCTCCTTGGGATCGGTCAGGTGGAACTCGCGCAGCGGGCCAACGTCTCAGCCCCTACCCTTCGGCGAATGGAGGACAGCGAAGGCGCAGCCAAAGGAATGAAAAACAACGTCGCATCTGTCGTGGCGGCGCTCGAAACAGCTGGCATTATTTTCATCGACTCGAACGGTAACGGCCCAGGCGTCCGGCTGCGAGATCCAAGCCAGCTATGA
- a CDS encoding helix-turn-helix domain-containing protein, translating into MEPTIPLDTIYTADEAAERLRLTNRGVIKLGKAYGLCSRRGRDYLFSEADILALWEVMREPAKQPKPPTVKVAPARDFWKENFWLFDPSVAVDRREMAVLRFLSSQRAPRSRNQIKRAGPRTVESFLKQGFVVERARDSKGDPMIVITDEGREQIAKVDRWIKERAKHGKGAGGWDRKVGGA; encoded by the coding sequence TTGGAGCCAACCATTCCACTCGATACCATCTACACGGCTGACGAAGCCGCTGAACGGCTCAGGCTGACCAATCGTGGTGTGATCAAGCTCGGCAAAGCATACGGTTTGTGCTCACGGCGAGGCCGCGACTACCTCTTTTCAGAGGCAGACATCCTCGCCTTGTGGGAGGTGATGCGCGAGCCTGCCAAGCAGCCCAAGCCCCCAACTGTGAAGGTTGCGCCGGCTCGCGACTTTTGGAAGGAAAACTTCTGGCTTTTCGACCCTTCCGTCGCGGTCGATCGGCGCGAGATGGCAGTCCTGCGATTCCTCAGCAGTCAGAGGGCGCCGCGCTCGCGCAATCAGATCAAGCGGGCTGGCCCCCGCACGGTTGAATCATTCCTCAAACAGGGCTTCGTCGTCGAGCGCGCTCGCGACTCGAAAGGCGATCCTATGATCGTCATCACAGACGAAGGACGCGAGCAAATCGCCAAAGTAGATCGCTGGATAAAGGAGAGGGCCAAGCACGGAAAGGGCGCAGGTGGCTGGGATAGGAAAGTGGGTGGCGCATGA
- a CDS encoding HNH endonuclease, with translation MTRHIQNRIKMREKQGGCCCYCLQPMVLSDRPPWKQPPNAETLEHLRRRADGGRNNRDNIALACKRCNEERGAMDWLLYTTYRRGELWELIEAAVPSAPRR, from the coding sequence ATGACCCGCCACATCCAGAACCGCATCAAGATGCGCGAGAAGCAGGGCGGCTGCTGCTGTTACTGCCTCCAGCCGATGGTTCTGAGTGATCGGCCACCGTGGAAGCAGCCGCCGAATGCCGAGACGCTGGAGCACTTGCGCCGGCGGGCCGACGGCGGGCGCAACAATCGGGACAACATCGCCTTGGCATGCAAGCGCTGCAATGAGGAGCGCGGCGCCATGGATTGGCTCTTATACACGACGTACCGCCGCGGGGAACTTTGGGAATTAATTGAAGCTGCGGTGCCGAGCGCGCCGCGTAGATAG